CCACGTGTTTCCCCGGCAGCAGGAATTCTGGCCAAGGCATAGGGCGCTGGTTTGCCGTTAATCATTAGAATACGCTTATCGCCGTGAATTATTTCTGGGATAAACTGCTGCGCCATAATGGTTTGCTGCCCAAATTGGGTGAGGGTTTCGATAATGACGCTTACGTTCGGGTCATCGGGTTTTAAACGAAAAATTTGCGCGCCACCCATGCCGTCCAGCGGTTTAAAAATAACGTCACCATGGCGCTGATGAAAGGCTCGCAATATGCTGGCATTAGCGCTAACGGTTACCGCCGGGCAGCATTGTGGAAACAGTGTGGCAAACACTTTCTCATTACAGTCACGAAGGCTTTGCGGCTTGTTTACCACCAGGCTGCCCTGTTGTTCGGCAAGCTCGAGAATATAAGTGTTATAAATAAACTCGTTGTCGAAGGGCGGATCTTTGCGCATCAAGATCACATTCATGGCGGCAAGCTCGCAGTGCTCAGGTTCGCCGAGCTCAAAATAATGCTCGGGGTCCTCAAATACCTGCAGATCTTGGTATATGCACATCGCTTGGCCGTCAGTAATGTATAGATTGTGCGGCAAGATGTATTTCAACTGCCAGCCTTTAGCCTTGGCCGCCCAAAGCATGGCGAGCGAGCTGTCTTTTTGAAAGCTAATCTGCTCGATGGGGTCCATCACGATTGCAAGCGTAATCATTTCAAGCCTTAGTATTTAAAAGCGTTTATTTTAACGCATTCTTTTGATATGGATAGCATTGCTGCGATAAAGGGCGCAATTATTCCGCGTAAGGCATAGACAATATTTAGACTTGGCGTTATGTTTAGCTGCAAGCATGGTGCAGTTATACCAACATAATAATAACGCTTCTTATAATAATTTCAGTTGCTCAATAAGGTTGCTATTTATGGCAGACAATTTCGAAAATTTAAAAGTGATGGTGATTGACGATAGTAAGACAATTCGTCGAACAGCTGAGACCTTGCTAAAAAAAGTAGGCTGCGAGGTTATTACCGCTGTTGATGGCTTTGATGCGCTGGCAAAAATCGCAGACTCTCGTCCCAATATCATTTTTGTCGATATTATGATGCCGCGTTTAGATGGTTACCAAACCTGTGCATTGATTAAGAATAATAGTGAGTTCAAATCAACGCCGGTTATTATGCTGTCGAGTAAAGATGGGCTGTTCGATAAAGCCAAGGGCAGAATTGTTGGTTCGGATCAGTACTTAACCAAGCCTTTTAGCAAGTCCGAGTTGATGGATGCGATCGATGCATTTGTATGATAGTAGTAAATTTAGTGTTGAGGTTTTGATATGGCACGCATATTAATCGTAGACGACTCTCCCACCGAAATGTTCAAGATGACCGAAATGCTGAAAAATAACGGTCATGAAGTCCTTACTGCTGACGGCGGCGAGGCAGGTGTTGCTTCAGCGAAGTCGGAGCTGCCCGATTTGATATTAATGGATATTGTGATGCCGGGCATTAATGGTTTCCAGGCAACACGTCAAATTACGAAAAACGCTTCTACTT
This is a stretch of genomic DNA from Pseudomonadales bacterium. It encodes these proteins:
- the gshB gene encoding glutathione synthase, with product MITLAIVMDPIEQISFQKDSSLAMLWAAKAKGWQLKYILPHNLYITDGQAMCIYQDLQVFEDPEHYFELGEPEHCELAAMNVILMRKDPPFDNEFIYNTYILELAEQQGSLVVNKPQSLRDCNEKVFATLFPQCCPAVTVSANASILRAFHQRHGDVIFKPLDGMGGAQIFRLKPDDPNVSVIIETLTQFGQQTIMAQQFIPEIIHGDKRILMINGKPAPYALARIPAAGETRG
- a CDS encoding response regulator; translation: MADNFENLKVMVIDDSKTIRRTAETLLKKVGCEVITAVDGFDALAKIADSRPNIIFVDIMMPRLDGYQTCALIKNNSEFKSTPVIMLSSKDGLFDKAKGRIVGSDQYLTKPFSKSELMDAIDAFV
- a CDS encoding response regulator, with translation MARILIVDDSPTEMFKMTEMLKNNGHEVLTADGGEAGVASAKSELPDLILMDIVMPGINGFQATRQITKNASTSHIPVLIVSTKDQETDRLWGQRQGASGYLTKPVKESVLIGAINEALG